A genomic stretch from Erigeron canadensis isolate Cc75 chromosome 9, C_canadensis_v1, whole genome shotgun sequence includes:
- the LOC122582876 gene encoding transcription termination factor MTEF18, mitochondrial-like yields the protein MNNLSKVRTFSTFKWAFSNLAKNNLNPVKTATTRILNPGKSGVWCPGGFLGTTHINHRFYGKKACYELKNGQNKSNDLDEENNSVVEAQDVLIEYLHSTRSLQYSDAENISRNSPEFLEKLLKDVENEKDVKQSLRRLLCYHPINEFEPFFESMGLKPCEYASLLPRDMIYLVDDQRLLSNYHVLCEYGVSPDKVGRIYMGARDVFRYDHGRLLAVLEFFEAKGFSQPSVVKLVMSCPDILVIKDFMKVLEMLMNAGIVNSWFEENILEENTYSWSRILETLYLIKKFGLSNEDIRELLNKNPMVLMEDSGAKTISLVVFLIKFGASVDNKLSMFKQFPQIKIQTFLSNLKKSYDFLLAIEMDADDAANIIRTNPAVLGSCTLKTVRSLLNSLNCGKKRLCDTIKENPQELKNWVLGKKVKALPNAKNEMSQKKIRFLMDLGFVENSSEMTKALKLFRGNGGELQERFDCLVNAGLSRENVTEMVRLAPQVINQTKEVIEMKLDFFVNELGYNVSSLVTFPAFLAHSIQKIKLRFAMYNWLVGRGKVNGNLALSTIIASSDKIFLQGKVDLDPECLYAWNNFKKKFFPE from the coding sequence atGAACAATCTTTCAAAGGTTAGAACGTTTTCTACTTTCAAATGGGCATTTTCAAATTTGGCTAAAAATAATCTAAACCCCGTAAAAACCGCTACAACAAGAATACTCAATCCCGGCAAAAGCGGTGTATGGTGCCCAGGAGGTTTTTTGGGTACTACCCACATTAACCATAGGTTTTATGGTAAAAAAGCAtgttatgaattaaaaaatggTCAAAATAAGTCAAATGATTTAGATGAAGAAAACAATAGTGTTGTAGAAGCACAAGATGTTCTGATTGAATACTTGCACTCTACAAGAAGTTTGCAGTATTCGGATGCAGAAAATATTAGTCGAAATTCACCTGAATTTCTTGAAAAGTTGTTGAAAGATGTGGAAAATGAGAAGGATGTTAAACAGTCTTTAAGAAGGTTGCTTTGTTACCATCCGATTAACGAGTTTGAGCCTTTTTTTGAGAGTATGGGGTTGAAGCCTTGTGAGTATGCTTCACTTTTGCCGCGCGATATGATCTATTTAGTTGATGATCAAAGGCTGTTATCGAATTATCATGTGTTATGTGAGTATGGTGTGTCCCCTGATAAAGTAGGAAGGATTTATATGGGTGCTCGTGACGTTTTTAGATATGATCATGGGCGATTGTTAGCAGTGCTTGAGTTTTTTGAAGCAAAGGGTTTCAGTCAACCTAGTGTTGTTAAGCTCGTGATGTCATGCCCGgatattttagtaattaagGATTTCATGAAGGTTTTAGAAATGTTAATGAACGCCGGGATTGTAAATAGTTGGTTTGAAGAGAACATCCTGGAGGAAAATACTTATAGTTGGAGCAGGATTCTTGAAACTTTGTATTTGATTAAGAAATTTGGTCTTAGCAATGAGGATATAAGAGAGTTATTAAACAAAAATCCTATGGTTTTAATGGAAGATTCGGGAGCTAAAACTATTTCATTGGTCGTGTTTTTGATAAAGTTTGGAGCTTCTGTTGATAACAAATTATCAATGTTTAAGCAGTTCCCACAAATCAAGATTCAAACATTTCTGTCGAATTTGAAGAAATCTTATGATTTCCTTCTTGCAATTGAGATGGATGCTGATGATGCTGCAAATATCATACGCACCAATCCAGCTGTTCTCGGTTCTTGCACGCTAAAAACTGTTAGGAGCTTACTAAACTCATTAAATTGTGGGAAaaaacgcctttgtgacactatAAAAGAAAACCCACAAGAGTTGAAGAATTGGGTTCTTGGGAAAAAGGTGAAGGCATTACCAAACGCAAAGAATGAAATGTCCCAGAAAAAGATTAGATTTTTGATGGATTTAGGATTTGTTGAAAACTCTAGCGAAATGACTAAAGCTCTGAAGTTATTTAGAGGCAATGGTGGGGAACTTCAGGAGAGGTTTGACTGTTTGGTCAACGCTGGTTTAAGCCGTGAAAACGTCACAGAAATGGTTAGGTTAGCACCTCAAGTTATTAACCAGACAAAAGAGGTGATTGAAATGAAGTTAGATTTTTTCGTAAATGAATTAGGTTATAATGTATCTTCATTAGTTACGTTTCCTGCGTTTTTAGCACACTCAATTCAGAAGATTAAGTTGAGGTTTGCAATGTATAATTGGTTGGTTGGTCGTGGGAAAGTGAACGGGAACTTGGCATTGAGCACTATCATAGCTAGCTCGGATAAAATCTTTTTGCAAGGTAAAGTAGACCTTGATCCTGAATGCTTGTATGCTTGGAataacttcaagaaaaagtttttCCCTGAATGA